A DNA window from Deltaproteobacteria bacterium contains the following coding sequences:
- a CDS encoding class I SAM-dependent methyltransferase produces the protein MAWAYYQEKLSAERLRRVYEIASPRVRQYLQAEIDFILSRVGPGDCVLELGCGYGRVLERLSTKSQRVFGIDTSRASLALCLENYQGHPPFGVAAMDAFHLGFRTGFFDLVVCIQNGISAFKGNPLALMQEGLRVTRQGGSVLFSSYAGAFWSERLDWFRAQAHEGLLGEIDEERTGNGVIMCRDGFKASTFGPKDFIDLARSLGLEPGITEVDGSSLFCEMSPRP, from the coding sequence ATGGCCTGGGCCTATTATCAGGAAAAGCTCTCGGCCGAAAGACTCAGGCGGGTCTATGAAATCGCTTCGCCCCGGGTGCGGCAATATCTTCAGGCCGAGATCGATTTTATATTGAGCCGGGTAGGCCCTGGCGATTGTGTGCTCGAGCTGGGCTGCGGGTATGGCCGCGTCCTGGAACGATTGAGCACGAAATCCCAACGGGTCTTCGGTATTGATACTTCCCGAGCCAGCCTGGCCCTGTGTCTTGAAAACTACCAGGGCCATCCGCCTTTTGGAGTGGCGGCCATGGACGCCTTTCACCTTGGGTTTCGCACAGGTTTCTTCGACCTGGTGGTCTGCATCCAGAACGGGATATCGGCCTTTAAGGGCAACCCCTTGGCCTTGATGCAAGAGGGATTGCGGGTCACTCGCCAGGGAGGATCGGTGCTTTTTTCCAGCTACGCCGGAGCCTTCTGGTCCGAACGGCTGGATTGGTTCCGGGCCCAGGCCCATGAGGGGCTGCTCGGCGAGATCGATGAGGAGCGGACCGGCAACGGGGTGATTATGTGCCGGGATGGTTTTAAGGCTTCGACTTTCGGACCAAAGGATTTTATCGATCTGGCCCGTTCCTTGGGGCTGGAACCCGGGATCACCGAAGTGGACGGCTCCAGTCTTTTTTGCGAGATGTCCCCCAGGCCCTAA
- a CDS encoding imidazolonepropionase, with translation MDALFLNANLATMSPIGPYGAIKDGALIVTGDRISWVGKRSDLPAGAEDAAAEIHDLGGCWVTPGLVDCHTHLVYGGSRAGEFELRLKGATYEEIARQGGGIRSTVAATRQADENSLYNQSLPRLRSLMAEGVTTLEIKSGYGLDLEGEGRLLRVARRLGREEPVRIFTTYLGAHALPPEFEGRADDYVDFICQKALPRLVEEGLADAVDAFCEGIGFSLSQTERIFQAAASYHLPVKLHAEQFSDMGGSVLAARYKALSVDHLEHLNEKGVEAIAQAGTVAVLLPGAFYFLGETQRPPVDLLRKHGLPLAVASDSNPGSSPCGSLLLMVNMACTLFRLTPEEALAGVTRNGAAALGLADRLGTLEPGKTADFAAWDIAEPAELAYRFGYNPVKMIVKDGVVIARR, from the coding sequence ATGGACGCACTTTTTTTAAATGCCAACCTGGCGACTATGTCACCCATTGGACCTTATGGGGCTATCAAGGATGGCGCTCTTATTGTAACCGGGGATCGGATCAGTTGGGTGGGAAAACGATCGGATCTTCCGGCCGGGGCAGAGGATGCGGCGGCTGAGATTCATGACCTTGGCGGATGTTGGGTTACACCCGGTCTGGTGGATTGCCACACCCACTTAGTCTATGGCGGCAGCCGGGCCGGGGAATTCGAACTGCGTCTTAAGGGGGCAACCTATGAAGAGATCGCCCGCCAGGGCGGCGGCATCCGTTCCACTGTTGCCGCTACCCGGCAGGCCGATGAAAATAGTCTCTATAACCAATCCCTTCCCCGCTTGCGAAGCCTTATGGCCGAAGGGGTGACGACCCTGGAGATCAAATCCGGATACGGTCTGGACCTCGAAGGCGAAGGCCGCCTCCTTCGGGTGGCCAGACGCTTGGGCCGGGAAGAGCCGGTCCGTATCTTCACCACTTATTTGGGGGCCCACGCCCTGCCGCCGGAATTCGAGGGCCGGGCTGATGACTATGTGGATTTCATCTGTCAGAAGGCCCTCCCCCGCCTGGTCGAGGAAGGGTTGGCCGACGCTGTGGACGCCTTTTGCGAAGGGATCGGTTTTTCTCTTTCCCAGACCGAACGGATTTTTCAGGCCGCCGCCTCGTATCACCTGCCGGTGAAGCTCCATGCCGAACAGTTTTCCGATATGGGGGGATCTGTGCTGGCCGCCAGGTATAAGGCCCTTTCTGTGGATCACCTCGAACACCTGAATGAAAAAGGCGTAGAGGCCATTGCCCAGGCCGGGACCGTGGCCGTTTTATTGCCCGGGGCCTTTTATTTCCTGGGGGAGACCCAAAGGCCGCCGGTGGACCTGTTGAGGAAGCACGGCCTACCCCTGGCCGTGGCCAGCGACTCGAATCCCGGCAGCTCGCCTTGCGGGTCCCTGCTTTTGATGGTGAATATGGCCTGTACCTTATTTCGTTTGACCCCGGAAGAGGCCCTGGCCGGGGTGACCCGGAATGGGGCCGCGGCCCTGGGCCTGGCCGATCGTTTGGGGACCCTCGAACCGGGAAAGACGGCCGATTTTGCGGCCTGGGATATTGCCGAGCCGGCCGAACTGGCCTATCGGTTCGGATATAACCCGGTGAAGATGATTGTCAAAGACGGCGTGGTGATTGCACGACGGTAA
- the ftcD gene encoding glutamate formimidoyltransferase, which produces MSGPLIECVPNFSEGRRHEVIEALVAPFRNRRGCSLFDHRADPDHNRLVVTLVGQPEPIQEALIEAAKIAVERIDLETHQGGHPRIGAVDVIPFVPLRNITMEDCITLARDFGERYYQETGIPVYFYEEAAIRPERRQLERIRQGQYEGLKTAVADPARRPDVGEPRLHPTAGATVIGARKFLIAFNVNLGTTDIEVARKIARAVRASSGGLCHVKGIGLALKDRGLVQVSLNIVDFEKNALYRVVELIRMEARRWGVNLVETEVDGMMPAAALLDSAAYYLQLSGFDPNQVVELRLLEMEEDEGKTGKETL; this is translated from the coding sequence ATGTCCGGTCCGCTTATCGAATGTGTCCCCAATTTCAGCGAAGGCCGCCGCCATGAAGTGATCGAGGCCCTGGTGGCCCCCTTTCGAAATCGCCGGGGTTGTTCCCTTTTCGACCACCGGGCCGACCCGGACCATAACCGCCTGGTGGTTACTCTGGTTGGCCAGCCCGAACCGATCCAGGAGGCCTTAATCGAAGCGGCTAAAATCGCCGTGGAACGGATCGATTTGGAGACCCACCAGGGCGGTCATCCCCGCATCGGCGCCGTGGATGTAATCCCCTTTGTGCCCCTCAGAAATATCACCATGGAGGACTGCATAACCCTGGCCCGCGATTTCGGGGAGAGGTATTATCAGGAAACCGGCATCCCGGTTTATTTTTACGAGGAGGCGGCCATCAGGCCGGAACGCCGCCAGTTGGAAAGGATCCGCCAGGGCCAGTATGAGGGACTCAAAACCGCCGTTGCCGATCCGGCCCGCCGACCCGATGTGGGGGAACCGAGACTGCATCCCACGGCCGGAGCCACGGTCATCGGGGCCCGCAAGTTTTTGATCGCCTTCAACGTCAACCTGGGCACCACTGATATCGAAGTGGCCCGGAAAATCGCCAGGGCCGTGCGGGCCTCCTCCGGCGGCCTTTGTCATGTCAAAGGGATCGGACTGGCCCTTAAGGACCGGGGTCTGGTTCAGGTCTCTTTGAACATCGTTGATTTCGAAAAGAACGCCCTTTACCGGGTGGTGGAACTGATCCGTATGGAGGCCCGCCGCTGGGGGGTCAATCTGGTTGAAACCGAGGTCGACGGGATGATGCCGGCCGCGGCTTTGCTGGACAGCGCGGCCTATTATCTGCAACTCAGCGGCTTCGACCCCAACCAGGTGGTGGAACTGCGCTTGCTGGAGATGGAGGAAGACGAGGGAAAGACGGGAAAGGAAACCTTATGA
- a CDS encoding ABC transporter substrate-binding protein codes for MGRKFFILLSTCCLIAFTLSAWAADPIKIGFHAPLTGFAASDGKSASIGAELAVEQVNATGGINGRPLKLVVYDDQAKQELSITIANKLIGQDKVVIGVSGSYSAPTRSAATVFQEAKIPYISAYAIHPDITRAGDYCFRTSFLGEIQGRGGAKLIGDLLGKKRVVMITLQNDFGKSLAAGFKEAAGQFGIKIINEYEYSMKDRQFGSLVAKVKADNPEAIYASGYYFTAGPLVSQLRAAGVTAPLIGQEGYDSQKFIEIAGQAAEGVIITTSLDRDSDVPETKNFIQAFEKKAGFKADMVAASAHTAVMVAASALKAAGSTDPQALRAAISKTRIKASTGLISFNSLGEVKKAVQNQVVKNGLWHRHSVIDDPKLLEPPDK; via the coding sequence ATGGGTAGAAAATTTTTTATTTTGTTGAGCACCTGTTGTTTAATCGCTTTCACCCTGTCAGCCTGGGCTGCCGACCCGATCAAGATCGGTTTTCATGCCCCTCTGACCGGTTTTGCCGCTTCGGACGGCAAGTCGGCCAGCATCGGGGCCGAGTTGGCGGTGGAACAGGTCAACGCCACCGGCGGGATCAACGGCCGGCCTTTAAAGCTGGTGGTCTACGACGATCAGGCCAAGCAGGAACTGTCCATCACTATTGCCAACAAACTGATCGGCCAGGACAAGGTCGTGATCGGCGTTTCCGGGAGCTACTCGGCCCCCACCCGGTCGGCGGCCACTGTCTTCCAGGAGGCCAAGATCCCCTATATCTCGGCCTATGCCATACATCCGGATATCACCAGGGCCGGAGATTACTGCTTCCGCACTTCCTTCCTGGGCGAGATCCAGGGACGGGGCGGGGCCAAACTGATCGGTGACCTCCTCGGCAAAAAGCGGGTGGTCATGATCACCCTGCAAAACGACTTCGGGAAATCCCTGGCCGCCGGCTTCAAGGAAGCGGCCGGCCAGTTCGGGATCAAGATCATCAATGAGTATGAATACTCCATGAAGGACCGCCAGTTCGGTTCTCTGGTCGCCAAAGTCAAGGCGGACAATCCCGAGGCTATTTACGCCTCCGGTTATTACTTCACGGCCGGACCTTTGGTCAGTCAACTGCGGGCCGCCGGGGTGACCGCCCCCCTCATCGGACAGGAAGGCTATGATTCCCAAAAATTTATCGAGATAGCCGGCCAGGCGGCCGAAGGGGTGATCATCACCACTTCGTTGGATCGCGATTCGGATGTACCGGAGACCAAGAATTTCATCCAGGCCTTCGAAAAGAAGGCCGGGTTCAAGGCCGACATGGTGGCGGCCTCGGCCCATACGGCTGTGATGGTAGCGGCCTCGGCCTTGAAGGCTGCCGGTTCTACGGACCCTCAAGCCCTCCGGGCGGCCATTTCCAAAACCAGGATCAAGGCCTCCACCGGTCTGATCTCATTCAACAGTCTGGGAGAGGTAAAAAAGGCCGTTCAGAACCAGGTGGTCAAGAACGGTCTCTGGCACAGGCATTCGGTCATTGATGACCCGAAGCTCCTGGAACCGCCGGACAAATAA
- a CDS encoding PIN domain-containing protein, giving the protein MPSENVLCPFIERKLEILRLSSLCKVRIGPKEEIYTAAKNFQDKAGLSSKDALHLACSHFTGCTFFLTCDEELIKRAKRLNLSMGVMNPVDYIREANKNESATI; this is encoded by the coding sequence GTGCCGAGTGAGAATGTTCTGTGTCCCTTTATCGAGAGGAAGTTGGAAATATTGCGCCTTTCCTCCCTTTGCAAAGTAAGAATAGGCCCTAAAGAAGAAATATACACTGCTGCAAAGAACTTTCAGGACAAAGCAGGATTGTCCTCGAAAGATGCGTTACATCTCGCCTGTTCACATTTCACAGGATGTACTTTTTTTCTTACCTGCGACGAGGAACTAATAAAACGCGCAAAACGATTGAACCTTTCCATGGGGGTCATGAATCCCGTGGATTATATAAGGGAGGCTAACAAAAATGAAAGCGCAACAATTTGA
- the hutU gene encoding urocanate hydratase, giving the protein MGTQAQERLLKELQIGLGQPRPVKAPRGLELHCKGWQQEAALRMLCNNLDPQTGEKPDELIVYGGYGKAARNWPCFDALVRSLLVLENDETLLVGSGKPVGILKTHVHCPRVLIANANIVPHWANWDHFHELDRKGLIMFGQMTAGSWIYIGTQGILQGTYETFAALADLNYQASLKGKIVVTAGLGGMGGAQPLSVTMNEGVALIVEVDRARIQRRLDTRYLDVMTEDLDEAIKMAREAAQAKVPKSIGLLGNAAEVLPKMVEIGFIPDVVTDQTSAHDELNGYVPHGIPYKEAFRLRKDDPKKYVELAMDSMAVHCRAILDMKARGAIAFDYGNNLRGQALKRGVSNAMDYPGFVPAYVRPLFCEGEGPFRWAALSGDPQDIAVTDRALIEAFPEKKRMVRWLTLAGEKVAHMGLPARICWLGYGERDRAGKIFNDLVRSGAVKAPLVIGRDHLDCGSVASPFRETEAMRDGSDTVADWAILNCMVNVASGASWVSFHDGGGVGIGYALHAGQVTVADGTPEAELRVTTVLRNDPGTGIIRHADAGYPRAVEVAAERGVKIPMLNLFP; this is encoded by the coding sequence ATGGGAACTCAGGCCCAAGAAAGACTGCTTAAGGAATTACAGATCGGCCTCGGCCAACCCCGGCCGGTAAAGGCCCCCCGGGGTCTGGAGCTTCATTGCAAGGGATGGCAACAAGAAGCGGCCCTGCGCATGCTCTGCAACAACCTGGACCCCCAAACCGGGGAAAAACCCGATGAACTCATCGTCTACGGCGGGTACGGCAAGGCCGCCCGCAACTGGCCTTGCTTCGATGCCCTGGTCCGCTCCCTGCTCGTGCTGGAAAATGACGAGACCCTGCTGGTCGGATCGGGCAAACCGGTGGGCATCCTCAAAACCCACGTCCACTGCCCCCGGGTGCTCATCGCCAATGCCAACATCGTGCCCCATTGGGCCAACTGGGACCATTTCCACGAGCTGGACCGGAAAGGCCTGATCATGTTCGGTCAGATGACCGCCGGTTCCTGGATTTACATCGGCACCCAGGGGATCCTGCAGGGCACCTATGAAACCTTTGCCGCCCTGGCCGATCTGAATTACCAGGCTTCCCTTAAGGGAAAGATCGTGGTCACCGCCGGATTAGGCGGCATGGGCGGGGCCCAGCCGCTGTCCGTGACCATGAATGAAGGCGTGGCCTTGATTGTCGAGGTGGACCGGGCCCGGATCCAGCGCCGCTTGGATACCCGTTATTTAGATGTTATGACCGAGGACCTGGATGAGGCCATAAAAATGGCCCGGGAAGCGGCCCAGGCCAAGGTCCCCAAATCCATCGGCCTTTTGGGAAATGCTGCCGAAGTCCTGCCAAAGATGGTTGAAATCGGATTCATCCCCGACGTAGTCACCGACCAGACCTCGGCTCACGATGAATTGAACGGCTACGTACCTCACGGCATCCCGTACAAAGAAGCCTTCCGGCTGCGGAAGGATGACCCCAAAAAGTATGTCGAACTGGCCATGGATTCTATGGCCGTTCACTGCCGGGCCATTCTCGATATGAAGGCCCGGGGGGCCATTGCCTTTGACTACGGCAACAACCTGCGGGGGCAGGCCCTGAAACGCGGGGTGTCTAATGCCATGGACTACCCGGGGTTTGTTCCGGCTTACGTGCGGCCCCTGTTCTGTGAAGGGGAGGGGCCCTTCCGCTGGGCGGCCCTTTCAGGCGACCCCCAGGACATCGCCGTCACCGACCGGGCCTTGATCGAGGCCTTCCCTGAAAAAAAGCGGATGGTCCGCTGGCTGACGCTGGCCGGCGAGAAGGTGGCCCACATGGGGCTTCCAGCCCGCATCTGCTGGCTGGGCTACGGGGAACGGGACCGAGCCGGCAAAATCTTCAATGACCTGGTCCGCTCCGGCGCGGTCAAGGCCCCGCTGGTCATCGGCCGGGACCATCTGGATTGTGGCTCCGTGGCCTCCCCCTTCCGGGAGACCGAAGCCATGCGGGACGGCTCGGATACCGTGGCTGATTGGGCCATCCTCAATTGCATGGTCAACGTGGCCTCAGGGGCGAGTTGGGTTTCCTTCCATGACGGTGGCGGGGTGGGCATCGGCTATGCCCTGCATGCCGGCCAGGTGACCGTAGCCGACGGCACACCCGAGGCCGAACTCCGGGTGACCACCGTCCTGCGCAATGATCCGGGAACGGGCATCATCCGCCACGCCGACGCCGGTTACCCCCGGGCCGTCGAGGTGGCCGCCGAACGGGGGGTAAAGATCCCCATGCTCAATCTCTTCCCTTAG
- a CDS encoding type II toxin-antitoxin system ParD family antitoxin encodes MTMNVNLTPHLEDMVKQKVASGLYTSASEVVREALRLMEAQDRLQAAKPEQLRQDIHDGLNSGQPMPWNTEDIKREGRLKRTARANIRTKDS; translated from the coding sequence ATGACGATGAACGTTAACCTAACTCCTCACCTTGAGGACATGGTCAAGCAGAAAGTGGCATCCGGACTTTATACCTCGGCCAGCGAGGTGGTTCGCGAGGCGTTACGCCTCATGGAAGCTCAAGACCGCCTGCAAGCGGCCAAACCCGAACAGTTACGGCAGGATATCCACGACGGACTAAATAGCGGCCAGCCGATGCCTTGGAATACTGAAGATATCAAGCGAGAGGGCCGCTTGAAACGGACCGCTCGCGCAAATATCCGCACCAAAGATTCATAA
- the hutC gene encoding histidine utilization repressor, which produces MSQRSSITHPKANYRLFTQGSAGAKREDQALGPHPHYLRVKNFIIDHIRSGQWGAETRIPSEKELGEHFHISRMTVNRAIRELMAEGFVTRLQGVGTFVARRKPQGALLEIKSIADEIAEGGGRHTSRVLLLAQETASSELAREMGLIEGAGVFHSIIVHIDNGLPVQLSNRYVNPAVAPEFLQQDFTTMTPSEYLLRVAPLEEAEQVVEAAMPDAFTRKALKIRAGEPCLVLYRRTWSFGKVATRSRLIYPGSRFRLGGRFNASFSVHPTLA; this is translated from the coding sequence ATGTCCCAAAGATCTTCCATAACCCACCCCAAGGCAAATTATCGGCTATTCACCCAGGGCTCCGCGGGGGCGAAGAGAGAAGACCAGGCCCTTGGGCCGCACCCCCACTATCTTCGGGTAAAAAATTTCATCATCGACCATATCCGAAGCGGCCAATGGGGGGCGGAAACCAGGATCCCCTCGGAAAAAGAATTGGGAGAACATTTTCATATTTCCCGGATGACCGTCAACCGGGCCATCAGGGAACTGATGGCCGAAGGATTCGTCACCCGGCTTCAAGGGGTGGGCACCTTTGTGGCCAGGCGAAAACCTCAAGGGGCCTTGTTGGAGATTAAAAGTATTGCCGATGAGATCGCAGAAGGGGGAGGCCGGCACACCAGTCGGGTGCTGCTTTTGGCCCAGGAGACCGCTTCCAGTGAACTGGCCCGGGAGATGGGGCTGATCGAGGGGGCCGGGGTTTTCCATTCCATTATTGTCCATATAGACAACGGCCTGCCGGTGCAACTTTCCAACCGCTATGTCAACCCGGCCGTTGCCCCGGAATTTCTCCAACAGGACTTCACCACCATGACCCCCAGCGAATACCTGCTGCGGGTGGCCCCCTTGGAGGAGGCCGAACAGGTGGTCGAGGCGGCCATGCCCGATGCCTTCACCCGAAAGGCCCTGAAGATTCGGGCCGGGGAGCCTTGCCTGGTGCTTTACCGCCGCACCTGGTCTTTTGGGAAGGTGGCTACCCGGAGCCGTCTGATCTATCCCGGCTCCCGCTTTCGCCTGGGGGGCCGTTTCAATGCCTCTTTCAGCGTCCATCCGACCCTGGCCTGA
- a CDS encoding type II toxin-antitoxin system MqsA family antitoxin: MKCPACGHPKMVAKTQDETLSYGNQSLTLHIMHGDFCPACGEGVWDAESYRRYTEAQASLLRGGKGDLSAE, translated from the coding sequence ATGAAATGTCCAGCCTGCGGTCATCCAAAGATGGTGGCGAAAACTCAAGATGAGACTCTTTCTTATGGAAACCAGTCATTGACACTCCACATAATGCATGGTGATTTCTGTCCGGCCTGCGGCGAAGGCGTTTGGGATGCCGAGAGCTACCGGCGGTATACCGAGGCTCAGGCTTCCCTGTTGCGTGGGGGAAAGGGAGACCTAAGTGCCGAGTGA
- a CDS encoding cyclodeaminase/cyclohydrolase family protein has translation MSLGELSIRDFVQELASEKPAPGGGSVAALAGALAAALCAMVGNLTVGRKNQEKAWPAMAKVRDEAEAIATELLRLVDADTEAYNRVTEAYRLPKENKEQQAKRLTAIQAAIYGAAQVPLKTLKTLSPLPELARQALELGNPNCLTDAGVAIQLVRAGAFGAAYNVRINAKGLKDQSQAMKLLAETERTLQRILKEVMKLEGVVEEKLA, from the coding sequence ATGAGCCTGGGTGAATTGTCCATCCGGGATTTTGTTCAGGAGTTGGCCAGTGAGAAACCGGCACCCGGAGGCGGAAGTGTGGCCGCTCTGGCCGGAGCCTTGGCCGCTGCCTTGTGCGCCATGGTCGGGAACCTGACCGTAGGCCGTAAAAATCAGGAAAAGGCCTGGCCGGCCATGGCCAAAGTAAGGGATGAGGCCGAGGCCATAGCGACCGAACTCCTTCGATTGGTGGATGCCGATACCGAGGCCTATAACCGGGTTACGGAGGCTTACCGGCTGCCGAAAGAGAACAAGGAACAACAGGCCAAGAGGCTCACGGCCATCCAGGCGGCCATCTATGGGGCGGCCCAAGTCCCTCTGAAAACCTTAAAGACTTTATCTCCATTGCCGGAATTGGCCCGTCAGGCCCTGGAGCTTGGCAATCCCAATTGTCTGACTGATGCCGGCGTGGCCATACAACTGGTCCGGGCAGGGGCCTTCGGTGCCGCCTATAATGTGCGGATTAACGCCAAGGGACTGAAAGATCAATCACAAGCCATGAAACTCCTGGCCGAGACCGAAAGGACCTTGCAGCGGATACTAAAAGAAGTCATGAAGTTGGAAGGAGTTGTAGAGGAAAAGCTGGCTTAA
- a CDS encoding branched-chain amino acid ABC transporter permease: MLYLELLIQGLVYGCMYAVIAVGLTLVYGLLRILHVAHAGLFALGAYLGLLITNWSGSLALGLLGSALIVGLAGMLLYRLCYQPILDRPPYVALIASIGLFIAMEEIFRLIFGPYGLTYKVPPLQAKVLVLGVNLRQAECGLILMAVVLLGGLSYLSQKTRIGVAWRATVDDPQMARAFGVDTIKVRYLNFFIGSSLAAMAGVFVSLLSNVVEPTMGGVPSYKALAIIVLGGLGNVKGTLIASLVLGVVEAFGTIYIGKLLDRDAIAFALLIVILMIRPQGLFTRQ; this comes from the coding sequence GTGCTCTATCTTGAACTCCTGATCCAAGGTCTGGTCTACGGCTGTATGTATGCAGTCATCGCCGTAGGCCTGACCCTGGTCTACGGTCTGTTGCGCATCCTCCACGTGGCCCATGCCGGTCTCTTCGCCCTGGGCGCCTACCTGGGGTTGTTGATTACCAACTGGTCCGGCAGTCTGGCCCTGGGCCTCCTGGGTTCGGCCCTGATCGTGGGTCTGGCCGGCATGCTCCTCTACCGCTTGTGCTATCAACCGATCCTGGACCGGCCTCCTTACGTGGCCCTCATCGCCTCCATCGGCCTGTTTATTGCCATGGAGGAAATCTTCCGGTTGATCTTCGGCCCCTATGGACTCACCTATAAGGTCCCCCCGCTTCAGGCCAAGGTCCTGGTCCTGGGGGTCAATCTGCGTCAGGCGGAATGCGGGCTGATCCTCATGGCCGTAGTCCTGTTGGGAGGGCTTTCCTATTTATCCCAGAAGACCCGCATCGGGGTGGCCTGGCGGGCCACGGTGGATGACCCTCAAATGGCCAGGGCCTTCGGAGTGGATACGATCAAGGTCCGTTATCTCAACTTCTTCATCGGCTCCTCTTTGGCCGCCATGGCCGGCGTCTTCGTCTCTCTGCTCAGCAATGTAGTGGAGCCGACCATGGGCGGGGTCCCCAGCTACAAGGCTCTGGCTATTATCGTTTTGGGAGGTCTGGGCAATGTCAAGGGCACCCTGATCGCTTCCCTGGTCCTGGGGGTGGTGGAGGCCTTCGGCACCATCTATATCGGTAAATTGCTCGACCGGGACGCCATCGCCTTTGCCCTTTTAATCGTTATCCTGATGATCCGCCCCCAAGGGCTCTTCACGCGGCAATGA